From one Plantibacter flavus genomic stretch:
- a CDS encoding RluA family pseudouridine synthase, with amino-acid sequence MNESRSLYVPDGLDGERVDAGLAKLLGFSRSYAAEVAVAGGVAMNGKSVDKSDRLLGGAWLEIEWTPRREAVIVPIAVPDLGIVHDDDEIVVVDKPAGVAAHPSVGWEGPTVLGALAAAGFRISTSGAAERAGIVHRLDAGTSGLMVVAKTERAYTWLKRAFHDREVEKIYRAVVQGHPDPLAGTIDGPIGRHPRHDWRFAVTADGKPSITHYETLEAFPYASLLEVHLETGRTHQIRVHMAAQRHPCVGDTMYGADAALSARLGLTRQWLHATKLGFAHPATGEFVRFEAAYPADLQHALSVLELD; translated from the coding sequence GTGAACGAGTCCCGCAGCCTGTACGTCCCCGACGGACTCGACGGCGAGCGCGTCGACGCCGGACTCGCCAAGCTCCTGGGCTTCTCGCGCAGCTACGCGGCCGAGGTGGCCGTGGCCGGCGGAGTCGCCATGAACGGGAAGTCGGTCGACAAGTCCGACCGCCTGCTCGGCGGCGCCTGGCTCGAGATCGAATGGACGCCTCGACGGGAGGCCGTGATCGTCCCGATCGCCGTCCCCGACCTCGGCATCGTCCACGACGACGACGAGATCGTCGTCGTCGACAAGCCTGCGGGCGTCGCGGCGCATCCTTCGGTCGGTTGGGAGGGACCGACGGTGCTCGGTGCCCTCGCGGCGGCGGGCTTCCGCATCTCGACCTCGGGAGCCGCCGAGCGCGCAGGCATCGTCCATCGGCTGGACGCCGGGACGAGCGGCCTCATGGTCGTCGCGAAGACCGAGCGGGCCTACACCTGGCTCAAGCGGGCCTTCCACGACCGCGAGGTCGAGAAGATCTACCGCGCTGTGGTGCAGGGGCACCCCGATCCACTCGCGGGCACCATCGACGGACCGATCGGCCGCCATCCGCGTCACGACTGGCGGTTCGCCGTGACAGCCGACGGCAAGCCGTCGATCACCCACTACGAGACGCTCGAGGCGTTCCCGTACGCCTCGCTGCTCGAGGTGCACCTGGAGACCGGCCGCACCCACCAGATCCGCGTGCACATGGCGGCCCAGCGGCACCCCTGCGTCGGCGACACGATGTACGGAGCCGACGCTGCGCTCTCAGCTCGGCTGGGGCTCACCCGCCAGTGGCTCCACGCCACGAAGCTCGGGTTCGCCCACCCGGCCACGGGGGAGTTCGTGCGGTTCGAGGCTGCCTATCCGGCGGACCTCCAGCACGCCCTGTCCGTGCTCGAACTCGACTGA
- the lspA gene encoding signal peptidase II — protein MRSPASPPTAQRSSADTRLSPASPSKASARTLAVLALVAVVAYSADQFTKFLVTTNLTVGESVPVFGQALVLYFVKNSGAAFSLGAGYTWIFSILAAVVVVVIVWFARRIRSRAWAIVFGLLLGGVLGNLTDRLFREPSFGLGHVVDFISTPWMLPAIYNVADICIVVSMALFILLTLFGVNLDGTRTTRASERAAQEAEDREAEADAATLDPAEPGDANPDAGRP, from the coding sequence ATGCGAAGTCCGGCGTCACCGCCGACAGCGCAGCGGTCTAGCGCAGACACCCGGTTGTCTCCCGCATCACCGTCGAAGGCCAGCGCCAGGACTCTTGCAGTCCTGGCGCTGGTTGCCGTCGTGGCCTATTCGGCCGACCAGTTCACGAAGTTCCTCGTCACCACCAACCTGACGGTCGGTGAGTCCGTCCCCGTCTTCGGGCAGGCGCTGGTCCTGTACTTCGTCAAGAATTCGGGTGCCGCCTTCTCGCTGGGGGCCGGCTACACCTGGATCTTCTCGATCCTCGCCGCGGTCGTCGTCGTCGTCATCGTCTGGTTCGCGCGCCGCATCCGTTCGCGAGCGTGGGCGATCGTCTTCGGTCTGCTCCTCGGCGGCGTGCTCGGCAATCTGACCGACCGCCTCTTCCGAGAGCCGTCCTTCGGCCTCGGCCACGTCGTCGACTTCATCTCGACGCCCTGGATGCTCCCCGCGATCTACAACGTGGCCGACATCTGCATCGTGGTCAGCATGGCGCTGTTCATCCTCCTGACGCTCTTCGGTGTCAACCTCGACGGCACGCGCACGACGCGAGCGAGTGAACGGGCCGCCCAGGAGGCGGAGGACCGCGAGGCCGAAGCCGACGCGGCCACCCTCGATCCCGCGGAGCCCGGCGACGCGAACCCGGACGCAGGTCGCCCGTGA
- a CDS encoding DivIVA domain-containing protein: MALTPEDVVQKRFQQTKFREGYDQDEVDDFLDEVVVELRRLIQEKDEVQQKLTAAEAKVAELQKGGSSAPAALAKAEPAPAPAPVVAPAAAPAAESTDNTAESSNNLLQLARRLHDEHVAEGAQRRDALIAEGHATAARVVAEAEAKQRAQMQILEQERSVLEHKIDELRNFEREYRSQLRSYIEGQLKDLDASSSSSAPDAKSGVTADSAAV; this comes from the coding sequence ATGGCGCTCACTCCCGAAGACGTGGTCCAGAAGCGGTTTCAGCAGACCAAGTTCCGCGAAGGCTACGACCAGGACGAGGTGGACGACTTCCTCGACGAGGTCGTCGTCGAACTGCGTCGCCTCATCCAGGAGAAGGACGAGGTCCAGCAGAAGCTGACCGCGGCCGAGGCCAAGGTCGCCGAGCTGCAGAAGGGCGGTTCCTCCGCTCCCGCCGCGCTCGCGAAGGCTGAGCCCGCTCCCGCACCGGCTCCGGTCGTCGCACCCGCAGCGGCTCCTGCCGCAGAGTCGACCGACAACACGGCCGAGAGCTCCAACAACCTCCTGCAGCTGGCGCGCCGCCTGCACGACGAGCACGTCGCAGAGGGCGCTCAGCGTCGCGACGCACTCATCGCCGAAGGTCACGCGACCGCAGCACGTGTCGTCGCCGAGGCCGAGGCCAAGCAGCGCGCACAGATGCAGATCCTCGAGCAGGAACGCTCCGTGCTGGAGCACAAGATCGACGAGCTGCGCAACTTCGAGCGTGAGTACCGCTCGCAGCTCCGCAGCTACATCGAGGGTCAGCTGAAGGACCTCGACGCCTCGTCGTCGAGCTCCGCTCCCGATGCGAAGTCCGGCGTCACCGCCGACAGCGCAGCGGTCTAG
- a CDS encoding YggT family protein: MASLISVIGTILYLALLLYFFVLWARFILDLARVLRPQWRPSGVGLVLAELSFTVTDPPIRFFRRVLPRVAVGPVALDFGWTLTMLCCIIAMTLVQLL; the protein is encoded by the coding sequence GTGGCTTCTCTCATCTCCGTGATCGGCACGATCCTCTATCTCGCGCTGCTCCTGTACTTCTTCGTCCTCTGGGCGCGGTTCATCCTCGACCTGGCTCGGGTGCTCCGCCCGCAGTGGCGACCGTCGGGCGTCGGCCTGGTCCTCGCCGAGCTGAGTTTCACGGTCACCGACCCGCCGATCCGGTTCTTCCGCCGCGTCCTGCCGCGCGTCGCGGTCGGTCCCGTCGCGCTCGACTTCGGTTGGACGCTGACGATGCTGTGTTGCATCATCGCGATGACGCTCGTCCAGCTCCTGTAG
- a CDS encoding cell division protein SepF, translated as MSNPLKKTMVYLGLADDDLEYEQQHAAQAEPTQQAEPRRAERPERAERVERVEKAAPVTPLRKPVPVRQPVAPSSDLNEILTVHPKQYRDAQIIAESFRDGVPVIINLSQMSDGDARRLIDFASGLSQGLYGKIERVTSKVFLLSPEHVAVSGDNGQGAPEATEATFFAQS; from the coding sequence ATGTCGAACCCACTGAAGAAGACCATGGTGTACCTCGGGCTCGCCGACGATGATCTCGAGTACGAGCAGCAGCACGCTGCTCAGGCCGAGCCCACGCAGCAGGCCGAGCCTCGCCGGGCAGAACGTCCTGAGCGCGCAGAGCGGGTCGAGCGCGTCGAGAAGGCCGCTCCCGTGACCCCGCTGCGCAAGCCGGTCCCGGTCCGTCAGCCGGTCGCCCCGAGCTCCGACCTCAACGAGATCCTCACGGTGCACCCCAAGCAGTACCGCGACGCTCAGATCATCGCCGAGAGCTTCCGCGACGGTGTGCCGGTCATCATCAACCTCTCCCAGATGAGCGACGGCGACGCCCGACGCCTCATCGACTTCGCCAGTGGCCTCTCACAGGGCCTCTACGGGAAGATCGAGCGAGTGACGAGCAAGGTGTTCCTGCTCTCGCCCGAGCACGTCGCCGTTTCCGGCGACAACGGGCAGGGTGCACCGGAAGCGACCGAGGCGACCTTCTTCGCTCAGTCATAA
- a CDS encoding YggS family pyridoxal phosphate-dependent enzyme has translation MGGDSITPAGSGSSEPDPALVDRLAAIRGRVADAARAAGRADEPTLIVVTKFHPVALVQQLAAAGVTDVGENRHPEARDKAEAASGLGLRWHFVGQLQTNKAKQVRRYVDAVHSVDRPELLRALSSPDRLLEVFLQVNLTDDPGRGGVVGDAALEALATETLEAEGVVLRGVMAVAPLDEPPADAFARVVAASARVRSLAPQADGLSIGMSHDYVEAIEAGATHLRIGTAITGNRPV, from the coding sequence GTGGGCGGCGACTCGATCACCCCGGCCGGATCGGGCTCTTCGGAGCCCGATCCGGCTCTGGTCGATCGCCTCGCGGCGATCCGCGGCCGCGTCGCAGACGCCGCCCGTGCAGCCGGTCGAGCCGATGAGCCGACGCTCATCGTCGTGACGAAGTTCCATCCGGTCGCACTCGTGCAGCAGCTCGCGGCCGCCGGGGTGACCGACGTGGGGGAGAACCGACACCCGGAGGCCCGTGACAAGGCCGAGGCTGCGTCCGGACTCGGGTTGCGGTGGCACTTCGTCGGCCAGTTGCAGACGAATAAGGCCAAGCAGGTGCGCCGATACGTCGACGCCGTGCACTCGGTGGACCGACCCGAACTCCTGCGGGCGCTCTCATCACCGGACCGCCTCCTCGAGGTCTTCCTCCAGGTGAACCTGACCGACGACCCGGGTCGGGGTGGCGTGGTCGGCGATGCGGCGCTGGAAGCGCTCGCCACGGAGACGCTCGAGGCCGAGGGTGTCGTCCTGCGGGGCGTCATGGCCGTCGCGCCGCTCGACGAGCCGCCGGCCGATGCGTTCGCGCGCGTCGTCGCGGCGTCCGCGCGGGTGCGATCCCTCGCTCCGCAGGCCGACGGTCTGTCGATCGGGATGAGCCACGACTACGTCGAGGCGATCGAAGCGGGCGCGACACACCTACGCATCGGCACGGCAATCACCGGGAATCGTCCGGTGTGA
- the ftsZ gene encoding cell division protein FtsZ produces MTTNQNYLAVIKVVGIGGGGVNAVNRMIELGLRGVEFIAINTDAQALLMSDADVKLDVGREITRGLGAGADPEVGRRAAEDHAEEIEEAIAGADMVFVTAGEGGGTGTGGAPVVARIAKSIGALTIGVVTKPFGFEGRRRQAQAELGVARLKEEVDTLIVVPNDRLLEISDRGISMLEAFATADQVLLAGVQGITDLITTPGLINLDFADVKSVMQGAGSALMGIGSSRGADRAIKAAELAVASPLLEASIEGAHGVLLSIQGGSNLGIFEINDAAKLVQEAVHPEANIIFGAVVDDTLGDEVRVTVIAAGFDGGEPLTRTAASPADAVISGGVMSTSDEAPSAPISTSANPASESSEHRSAPAAAPVASGGDWGSRQNASSPFSGATHRQPEAVVETAVVDPSFDDEGELDIPDFLK; encoded by the coding sequence GTGACTACAAACCAGAACTACCTCGCCGTCATCAAGGTCGTCGGTATCGGCGGCGGCGGTGTCAACGCGGTCAACCGCATGATCGAGCTCGGCCTCCGAGGCGTGGAATTCATCGCCATCAACACGGACGCGCAAGCGCTGCTGATGAGCGATGCCGACGTCAAGCTCGACGTCGGCCGCGAGATCACCCGCGGCCTCGGCGCCGGTGCCGACCCCGAGGTCGGACGCCGTGCGGCGGAGGATCACGCCGAGGAGATCGAAGAGGCGATCGCCGGCGCCGACATGGTGTTCGTCACCGCCGGCGAGGGTGGCGGCACCGGAACCGGTGGCGCACCCGTCGTGGCACGGATCGCGAAGTCGATCGGTGCGCTGACCATCGGTGTCGTCACGAAGCCCTTCGGCTTCGAGGGTCGTCGCCGTCAGGCCCAGGCCGAGCTCGGCGTCGCCCGCCTGAAGGAGGAGGTCGACACGCTCATCGTCGTGCCGAACGACCGCCTGCTGGAGATCAGCGACCGCGGCATCAGCATGCTCGAGGCGTTCGCGACCGCCGACCAGGTACTCCTCGCCGGTGTCCAGGGCATCACCGACCTCATCACCACCCCCGGCCTCATCAACCTCGACTTCGCCGACGTCAAGTCGGTCATGCAGGGAGCCGGCTCCGCCCTCATGGGTATCGGCTCCTCGCGTGGCGCGGACCGTGCCATCAAGGCGGCTGAACTCGCCGTCGCCTCCCCGCTCCTCGAAGCGAGCATCGAGGGCGCCCACGGTGTCCTGCTGTCCATCCAGGGTGGCTCGAACCTCGGCATCTTCGAGATCAACGACGCAGCCAAGCTCGTCCAGGAGGCCGTGCACCCCGAGGCGAACATCATCTTCGGTGCGGTCGTCGACGACACCCTCGGCGACGAGGTGCGCGTCACCGTCATCGCCGCCGGATTCGACGGTGGCGAGCCCCTCACCAGGACGGCGGCCTCGCCGGCCGACGCGGTCATCTCGGGCGGCGTCATGAGCACCTCTGACGAGGCGCCCAGTGCTCCGATCAGCACCTCGGCCAATCCGGCCTCCGAGTCGTCCGAGCACCGCTCGGCACCTGCTGCGGCGCCGGTCGCCTCCGGCGGTGACTGGGGCTCCAGGCAGAACGCGTCCTCGCCCTTCTCCGGTGCGACGCACCGCCAGCCTGAAGCGGTCGTCGAGACCGCCGTCGTCGACCCCTCGTTCGACGACGAGGGCGAGCTGGACATCCCCGACTTCCTGAAGTAG
- a CDS encoding FtsQ-type POTRA domain-containing protein, whose product MKRPDGFDPAASPRSERQTRPAVSAPVDRDGVTAEPVADQETDVIELDAARLRPKRSGAGASARPSGPRSTSRSASPSATPSPSSKVDAKPAATSSTSATVTLERPDEPADDAFLTPREAAKLRRRHERQEIRRFTARKRGRHRPWVIAAAILGVLIVVSVAGAYSPLLAVRSIEVVGASRVNQAEITEALSDQLGRPLALVDAGAVKAVLVGYPLIASYSLESQPPSTLVVRIVEREPVGVLQSGSVYTLVDAAGVTIERSDQPIAGYPTLMVTGGPTSKGFVAAAAVIRALPTDLRARVASVSASTADDVTLTLVDSPAEVVWGSAEDSVLKARILATTMAATDPSQVNQYDVSSPSAAIVR is encoded by the coding sequence GTGAAGCGCCCGGACGGCTTCGACCCCGCGGCCAGTCCGCGCTCCGAGCGTCAGACACGGCCGGCGGTGTCGGCCCCGGTCGACCGCGACGGCGTGACCGCCGAGCCCGTCGCCGATCAGGAGACGGACGTCATCGAGCTCGACGCCGCTCGGCTCCGGCCGAAGCGGTCGGGTGCCGGCGCATCCGCCCGGCCGTCGGGCCCGAGGTCGACATCGAGGTCGGCTTCACCCTCAGCGACGCCGTCCCCGTCGTCGAAGGTCGATGCGAAACCGGCGGCGACGTCCTCCACCTCCGCGACGGTGACCCTGGAGCGCCCGGACGAACCTGCTGACGATGCCTTCCTCACCCCGCGTGAGGCCGCCAAGCTGCGACGTCGTCACGAACGCCAGGAGATCCGTCGGTTCACGGCCCGCAAGCGTGGCCGCCACCGTCCTTGGGTGATCGCGGCCGCGATCCTCGGCGTCCTGATCGTCGTCTCGGTCGCCGGAGCCTATTCGCCGCTGCTGGCAGTCCGGTCCATCGAGGTCGTCGGCGCGAGCCGGGTGAACCAGGCCGAGATCACCGAGGCGCTCAGTGACCAGCTGGGTCGCCCACTCGCACTGGTCGACGCGGGAGCCGTCAAGGCGGTGCTCGTCGGATACCCGCTCATCGCGAGTTACTCCCTCGAATCCCAGCCTCCGAGCACACTCGTCGTGCGGATCGTCGAACGCGAGCCGGTGGGCGTGCTGCAGTCCGGATCGGTGTACACCCTGGTCGACGCCGCCGGGGTCACGATCGAGCGCAGCGACCAGCCGATCGCCGGGTATCCGACGCTCATGGTCACCGGTGGCCCGACCTCCAAAGGCTTCGTCGCCGCGGCCGCGGTGATCCGGGCGTTGCCGACGGATCTGCGTGCCCGCGTGGCGTCCGTTTCGGCGTCGACCGCGGACGACGTCACCCTCACGCTCGTGGACTCGCCCGCCGAGGTCGTGTGGGGGAGTGCGGAGGACTCGGTCCTCAAAGCGCGGATCCTCGCGACCACGATGGCGGCCACCGACCCGTCCCAGGTGAACCAGTACGACGTGTCGTCGCCGTCCGCCGCCATCGTCCGCTGA
- the murC gene encoding UDP-N-acetylmuramate--L-alanine ligase yields the protein MIKPDPTVEIPADLGVVHFVGIGGSGMSGIARLFVSAGSRVTGSDVRESKNIDALRELGIPVAIGHDARNVGDADTLVVTGALWADNPEYLLAKERGLTILHRSQALAWLTSGKRLISVAGAHGKTTSTGMIITALLELGADPSFVNGGVIESLGLSSARGAGELFVVEADESDGSFLLYDTAVALITNIDPDHLDHYGSLEAFEQAFVTFAQQARELVVISSDDAGAVRITPALREAADGKRVLTFGEAADADVRLHDVGSTGPVSFQLSYEGTSYAATLRVPGRHNAVNAAGAFAVLVGVGFDPADALRGITAFGGTQRRFELHGVVDGVSVYDDYAHHPTEVAAALAAARTVVGDGRIIAVHQPHLYSRTRLFAQEFADALERYADHTVVLEVYGAREDPEPGVTGATVSTRFSDADRVAYIDDWQRAADYTATVVRPGDFVITLGCGDVYRIVPQLLEAIAGRESV from the coding sequence GTGATCAAGCCAGACCCCACCGTCGAGATCCCCGCCGACCTCGGCGTCGTGCACTTCGTCGGCATCGGCGGCAGCGGGATGAGCGGCATCGCACGGTTGTTCGTGAGCGCCGGATCGCGTGTGACCGGCTCGGACGTGCGCGAGTCGAAGAACATCGACGCACTGCGCGAGCTCGGCATCCCGGTCGCCATCGGGCACGATGCACGGAACGTCGGCGACGCTGACACCCTCGTCGTGACCGGAGCGCTCTGGGCTGACAATCCCGAGTACCTGCTCGCGAAGGAACGGGGTCTCACGATCCTGCACCGGTCGCAGGCGCTCGCGTGGCTGACCTCAGGGAAGCGACTCATCTCCGTCGCGGGGGCCCACGGGAAGACGACGTCGACCGGCATGATCATCACGGCGCTCCTGGAGCTCGGTGCCGACCCCAGCTTCGTCAACGGTGGCGTGATCGAGTCCCTCGGGCTGAGCTCGGCCAGAGGCGCCGGAGAGCTGTTCGTCGTCGAGGCGGACGAGTCGGACGGTTCGTTCCTGCTCTACGACACGGCGGTCGCGCTCATCACGAACATCGACCCGGACCACTTGGACCACTACGGCTCGCTCGAAGCGTTCGAGCAGGCGTTCGTGACCTTCGCCCAGCAGGCACGCGAACTCGTCGTCATCTCCTCGGACGACGCCGGTGCGGTCCGGATCACCCCGGCGCTCCGCGAGGCCGCGGACGGCAAGCGTGTGTTGACCTTCGGAGAGGCCGCCGACGCGGACGTCCGACTGCACGACGTCGGCTCCACCGGTCCGGTCTCCTTCCAACTCAGCTACGAGGGCACCAGCTACGCGGCTACCCTCCGCGTGCCCGGGCGCCACAACGCCGTCAACGCGGCCGGCGCCTTCGCGGTCCTCGTCGGTGTCGGATTCGACCCGGCGGACGCGCTCCGAGGCATCACCGCCTTCGGCGGGACGCAGCGCCGATTCGAACTGCACGGTGTCGTCGACGGTGTGAGCGTCTACGACGACTACGCGCACCACCCCACCGAGGTCGCCGCAGCCCTCGCCGCAGCGCGCACCGTGGTCGGCGACGGACGCATCATCGCCGTCCACCAACCGCACCTGTACAGCCGGACCCGACTGTTCGCCCAGGAGTTCGCCGACGCCCTCGAACGGTACGCCGACCACACGGTCGTGCTCGAGGTCTACGGTGCGCGCGAGGACCCCGAGCCCGGCGTGACCGGTGCGACCGTGTCGACCCGGTTCTCCGACGCGGACCGCGTCGCGTACATCGACGACTGGCAGCGCGCCGCGGACTACACGGCGACGGTCGTGCGACCAGGCGACTTCGTCATCACGCTCGGATGCGGCGACGTCTACCGGATCGTTCCGCAGCTCCTCGAGGCCATCGCCGGTCGCGAGTCCGTCTGA
- a CDS encoding UDP-N-acetylglucosamine--N-acetylmuramyl-(pentapeptide) pyrophosphoryl-undecaprenol N-acetylglucosamine transferase, which yields MTTYLLAGGGTAGHVNPLLAVADGLRARDPEATILVVGTAEGLEARLVPERGYELLTIPKLPFPRRPNIDALRFPGRLRRAVAAVVAMIREHRVDVVIGFGGYAAAPAYTAARRAGVPLVIHEANARPGLANRLGARYTPYVGVAFHHTPIRNARFVGMPLRREIEGLDRETLRSAALAEFGLVSDRPLLLVTGGSLGARRINATMSQSAEDVVAAGWQVLHITGAKSEISDPGVDHYHLLEYCSRMELAIAAADFAVSRAGSATVSELCAVGLPAVYVPYPVGNGEQRFNAADVVRAGGAVMVDDAQFVPAWVHEHLVPLLSDRHRVDDLAAQSKSVGVSDGTARVIALIDEALQPSVQRVRGR from the coding sequence ATGACCACCTACCTCCTCGCCGGCGGCGGCACCGCCGGCCATGTCAATCCGCTGTTGGCGGTAGCCGACGGACTCCGCGCCAGAGACCCTGAAGCGACGATCCTCGTCGTCGGCACGGCGGAGGGCCTCGAGGCTCGACTCGTCCCGGAACGCGGTTACGAGTTGCTCACGATCCCCAAACTGCCCTTCCCCCGCCGGCCGAACATCGACGCACTCCGCTTCCCCGGTCGCCTCCGCCGGGCGGTCGCAGCCGTCGTCGCGATGATCCGAGAGCACCGCGTGGACGTCGTGATCGGTTTCGGCGGCTACGCGGCCGCGCCGGCGTACACGGCGGCCAGGCGCGCCGGCGTCCCGCTGGTCATCCACGAGGCGAACGCGCGTCCAGGCCTCGCGAACCGACTCGGTGCGAGGTACACGCCCTACGTCGGTGTCGCCTTCCACCACACGCCCATCCGCAACGCACGCTTCGTCGGCATGCCGCTGCGTCGCGAGATCGAGGGGTTGGACCGCGAGACGCTCCGGTCGGCGGCCCTCGCCGAGTTCGGCCTCGTGTCGGACCGACCGCTGCTGCTCGTCACCGGCGGTTCGCTCGGCGCGAGACGGATCAACGCGACGATGAGCCAGAGCGCCGAAGACGTCGTCGCGGCAGGCTGGCAGGTGCTCCACATCACGGGTGCGAAGAGCGAGATCTCGGATCCGGGTGTCGACCACTACCACCTGCTCGAGTACTGCTCCCGGATGGAGCTCGCCATCGCCGCAGCCGACTTCGCGGTGTCGCGTGCGGGCAGCGCCACGGTCAGCGAGCTGTGTGCGGTCGGGCTGCCGGCCGTCTACGTGCCCTATCCGGTCGGCAACGGTGAGCAGCGCTTCAACGCCGCCGACGTCGTGCGGGCCGGGGGAGCGGTTATGGTAGATGACGCGCAGTTCGTGCCGGCCTGGGTGCATGAGCACCTCGTCCCGTTGCTGAGCGATCGGCACCGGGTCGACGACCTGGCCGCCCAATCCAAGAGCGTCGGTGTCTCCGACGGCACGGCTCGCGTCATCGCCCTCATCGATGAGGCGCTCCAACCATCGGTGCAGCGCGTGCGCGGCCGGTGA
- the ftsW gene encoding putative lipid II flippase FtsW gives MIDPPRADPRRVRSSSSRMTATASGSGTPDAPTSPRGMSSARISLGKVLRPESKNYFLLLGVTLFLVGLGLVMVLSSSSVESYEAGDGYFGLFWRQATFAMIGVPLMLIVSRFPARFWKKWAWVFLLVAMGLQLLVFTPLGYEIGGNRNWIEIGGFTAQPSEAVKLALVVWLGLVLTIKQPRLLEWKHALIPVIPFAGLSIGLVLLGGDLGTVVIMALIVFSALYFAGVRLRYIAIPVVAGAVLFLIMAVTSANRMQRIMAFFGDGKGDYENADWQSTHGTWALANGGLWGVGLGNSRAKYGWLPAISNDFIFAAIGEELGLIGAVLVLGLFVFLAVMFIRVIRTSDDSFVRITTGAIMAWIIGQALVNIGVVLGVLPVLGVPLPLLSSGGTALLTTLVAIGIVLSFARERGRPTPQQSRRSPARRPQSSGVTR, from the coding sequence ATGATCGATCCGCCTCGCGCTGACCCGCGCCGCGTGCGGTCGTCGTCGTCCCGGATGACGGCGACCGCCTCAGGCAGTGGGACACCCGACGCGCCGACGTCGCCGAGAGGCATGTCGAGTGCGCGGATCTCGCTGGGCAAGGTGCTGCGTCCGGAGTCGAAGAACTACTTCCTCCTGCTGGGCGTCACCCTCTTCCTCGTCGGGCTCGGGCTCGTCATGGTGCTGTCCTCGTCCTCCGTCGAGTCCTACGAGGCCGGCGACGGGTATTTCGGGCTGTTCTGGCGCCAGGCGACGTTCGCGATGATCGGTGTCCCGCTCATGCTGATCGTGAGCCGCTTCCCGGCACGGTTCTGGAAGAAGTGGGCGTGGGTGTTCCTCCTCGTCGCCATGGGCTTGCAACTGCTCGTCTTCACACCGCTCGGCTACGAGATCGGCGGCAACCGCAACTGGATCGAGATCGGCGGCTTCACCGCGCAGCCCTCGGAAGCGGTCAAGCTCGCGCTGGTCGTGTGGCTCGGGCTCGTGCTGACGATCAAGCAGCCGCGTCTCCTCGAGTGGAAGCACGCCCTGATCCCGGTCATCCCCTTCGCCGGTCTCTCCATCGGCCTCGTCCTGCTCGGTGGCGACCTCGGTACCGTCGTGATCATGGCACTCATCGTGTTCTCGGCGCTGTACTTCGCGGGAGTGCGACTGCGCTACATCGCGATCCCGGTGGTCGCCGGGGCCGTGCTGTTCCTCATCATGGCCGTCACGAGCGCCAACCGCATGCAGCGCATCATGGCGTTCTTCGGCGACGGCAAGGGCGACTACGAGAACGCCGACTGGCAGTCGACCCACGGCACGTGGGCCCTGGCGAACGGCGGCCTCTGGGGCGTCGGTCTCGGCAACTCGCGCGCGAAGTACGGGTGGCTGCCGGCGATCTCGAACGACTTCATCTTCGCGGCGATCGGCGAGGAGCTGGGCCTCATCGGCGCCGTCCTCGTCCTCGGACTGTTCGTCTTCCTCGCCGTCATGTTCATCCGGGTGATCCGTACCAGCGACGACTCCTTCGTCCGGATCACCACCGGCGCCATCATGGCCTGGATCATCGGCCAGGCACTCGTGAACATCGGCGTCGTCCTCGGAGTCCTCCCGGTGCTCGGCGTGCCGTTACCGCTCCTGTCCTCGGGCGGCACGGCGCTGCTCACCACGCTCGTCGCGATCGGGATCGTCCTGTCGTTCGCCCGGGAGCGGGGGCGTCCCACGCCCCAGCAGTCCCGCCGGTCACCCGCTCGACGTCCCCAATCCTCCGGAGTCACCCGATGA